In a genomic window of Molothrus ater isolate BHLD 08-10-18 breed brown headed cowbird chromosome 17, BPBGC_Mater_1.1, whole genome shotgun sequence:
- the GDF5 gene encoding growth/differentiation factor 5: protein MKILHFLTLLLWHLTWLSLDLVPGALSNSEAGQGNPGSKLGFLKAEGKERNPSARTGTLRTASHGYSAGTSKARTKSSAVQAGALLAKNDDSKKVPSRTAATEGKVGHLPSRPSGVRTVTPKVQNLSSKVALKKTGTSSTDSDSFKTKKTKEPVTQREAKETFRHPPITPHEYMLSLYRTLSDAERKGVNGSVKLEAGLANTITSFIDKGQDERAPTIRKQKYIFDISALEKDGLLGAELRILRKKPSDTWKSHSSGKTSQVKLFSCSTNRQASTLLDSRTVSITDTPKWEVFDIWKLFRNFKNLVNLCFELETFDRGRAVDLRSVGFNRTGRQVNEKALFLVFGRTKKRDLFFNEIKARSGQDDKTVYEYLFNQRRKRRAPLATRQGKRPTKNLKARCSRKALHVNFKDMGWDDWIIAPLEYEAYHCEGLCEFPLRSHLEPTNHAVIQTLMNSMDPESTPPTCCVPTRLSPISILFIDSANNVVYKQYEDMVVESCGCR, encoded by the exons ATGAAAATCCTGCATTTTCTCACTTTACTGCTTTGGCATTTGACTTGGCTGTCTCTGGATCTAGTTCCTGGAGCGCTGAGTAATTCTGAAGCAGGCCAGGGTAATCCAGGATCTAAACTAGGTTTtttgaaagcagaaggaaaggagaggaatcCCTCTGCACGGACAGGTACATTGAGGACTGCAAGCCATGGATACAGTGCTGGGACCTCAAAGGCCAGGACTAAAAGCAGTGCTGttcaggctggagctctgctggccaAGAACGATGACTCAAAGAAGGTTCCCTCAAGAACAGCAGCCACGGAGGGCAAGGTAGGACATCTCCCCAGCAGACCTTCTGGAGTAAGGACAGTGACTCCAAAGGTTCAAAATCTTAGCAGCAAGGTGGCTTTGAAAAAAACTGGCACAAGCAGTACTGACAGTGAttctttcaaaaccaaaaagactAAAGAGCCTGTAACCCAGAGGGAAGCTAAGGAAACTTTCCGACATCCCCCGATAACGCCACATGAATACATGCTCTCTTTGTACAGGACTCTCTCAGATGCAGAAAGAAAGGGTGTTAATGGAAGTGTAAAACTGGAGGCTGGACTTGCCAATACAATAACCAGCTTTATAGACAAAGGACAAG ATGAGCGAGCACCAActataagaaaacaaaaatatatttttgacaTCAGTGCATTAGAAAAAGATGgtttgctgggagcagagcttcGAATATTGAGAAAAAAACCTTCTGATACCTGGAAGTCTCATTCTTCTGGAAAAACTTCCCAAGTAAAATTATTTAGTTGCTCTACAAACAGACAGGCCTCAACACTCTTGGACTCTCGGACTGTCAGCATCACCGATACACCCAAGTGGGAAGTGTTTGACATCTGGAAACTTTTCAGAAACTTTAAAAACTTGGTTAACTTGTGTTTTGAACTGGAAACTTTTGACAGGGGGAGAGCTGTTGATCTCAGGAGTGTGGGATTTAATAGAACAGGAAGACAGGTCAATGAAAAGGCTCTGTTCTTGGTGTTTGGgaggacaaaaaaaagagacttaTTCTTCAATGAAATCAAAGCTAGATCCGGCCAAGATGACAAAACTGTTTATGAGTACTTATTCAACCAGAGGCGGAAGAGAAGAGCTCCTCTAGCAACACGGCAAGGCAAGAGGCCCACCAAGAATCTGAAGGCGAGGTGTAGCAGAAAAGCCCTCCATGTGAATTTTAAGGATATGGGCTGGGATGACTGGATAATAGCCCCCCTGGAGTATGAGGCGTATCACTGCGAAGGGCTCTGTGAATTCCCCCTCCGGTCCCACCTGGAGCCCACCAACCATGCAGTTATCCAGACTTTAATGAACTCCATGGACCCCGAGTCCACGCCCCCAACTTGCTGCGTCCCAACCCGGCTGAGCCCCATCAGCATCCTTTTCATTGACTCTGCAAACAACGTGGTCTACAAGCAGTACGAGGACATGGTGGTGGAGTCCTGTGGCTGTAGGTAG